Proteins encoded by one window of Arachis hypogaea cultivar Tifrunner chromosome 1, arahy.Tifrunner.gnm2.J5K5, whole genome shotgun sequence:
- the LOC112796921 gene encoding probable serine/threonine-protein kinase PBL18: MVDGYRSMVENPSPMRNATNHMMLGFLAGISTVMLVAAILFCLFGTKLIALFKQHRTLKGKEYNSFKDETMPLRRFTFDEIERATKNFSQEFLLGSGAFGNVYKGNFELEGTLAIKRAHGESFLSVDEFRNEVRLLATVKHRNLIGLVGYCEEPERFGARILVYEYVPNGSLLEYMIGNKNSLTWKQRVNIAIGAARGIAYLHEGIKPSIIHRDLKPSNILLGEGFEAKVSDFGLVKSGPIEDQSHVSSQIKGTPGYLDPAYCSSFHLTKFTDVYSFGVILLQLVSARPAVDTNEVQSKQHIIDWASPSLEKGNVEEIIDANLLCQSEPCNMRVMLKMGQLALRCVVQEPKSRPTMIQVCQELEQALYSEDTFNNKQHSSKGFPSIGLSQQSSVEKNDSFVSIDGVGLQKFHIDMDSLSFQSTRLMCLENNSISIDIDNNNLKRIQEDGDI; the protein is encoded by the exons ATGGTTGATGGATATAGAAGTATGGTGGAGAACCCATCACCAATGAGAAACGCAACAAATCACATGATGCTGGGATTTCTTGCTGGAATTTCGACAGTTATgttagttgctgccatattgttcTGCCTCTTTGGAACAAAGCTCATTGCACTTTTCAAACAACATAGGACTTTGAAAG GTAAAGAGTACAACAGCTTCAAAGATGAAACAATGCCTCTAAGGCGTTTTACCTTTGATGAAATAGAGAGAGCTACCAAGAACTTTAGCCAAGAATTCTTACTTGGTTCTGGTGCATTTGGAAATGTTTACAAAGGAAATTTTGAATTAGAAGGAACTTTAGCCATTAAGAGAGCTCACGGCGAATCCTTCTTAAGCGTCGATGAATTCCGAAATG AAGTTAGGCTCCTTGCAACTGTAAAGCACAGAAATCTTATTGGTCTAGTGGGGTATTGTGAAGAACcag AAAGATTTGGGGCAAGAATTCTGGTATATGAATATGTACCAAATGGCTCTCTGCTTGAATATATGATTG GGAACAAGAATAGCTTGACTTGGAAGCAAAGAGTGAACATAGCAATAGGAGCAGCTAGAG gcaTAGCTTATTTACATGAAGGAATAAAGCCGAGTATAATTCATCGTGATCTCAAACCAAGTAACATCCTATTAGGTGAAGGTTTCGAGGCTAAGGTCTCGGATTTCGGGTTGGTGAAATCCGGCCCTATTGAGGACCAATCACATGTGAGTAGCCAAATCAAAGGGACACCAGGGTATCTTGATCCGGCATACTGTTCAAGCTTTCACTTGACAAAATTCACTGATGTTTATAGCTTTGGTGTCATACTTCTTCAACTTGTTTCAGCTAGACCTGCTGTTGATACAAATGAGGTACAAAGCAAGCAACATATAATTGATTGG GCAAGCCCTAGCTTAGAGAAGGGTAATGTTGAAGAAATCATAGATGCAAACTTGCTATGTCAAAGTGAGCCATGCAATATGAGAGTTATGCTGAAGATGGGTCAACTTGCTTTAAGATGTGTGGTTCAAGAACCAAAAAGTAGACCTACAATGATTCAAGTGTGTCAAGAACTAGAACAAGCACTATACTCTGAAGATACCTTCAACAACAAGCAACATTCTTCAAAGGGTTTCCCATCAATTGGATTGTCTCAGCAATCATCAGTGGAAAAGAATGATAGCTTTGTGAGCATAGATGGTGTTGGACTTCAGAAATTCCATATTGATATGGATAGCTTATCATTTCAGAGTACAAGGTTAATGTGCCTAGAAAATAATAGTATAAGTATTGACATTGATAACAACAACTTGAAGAGAATTCAAGAGGATGGGGACATATAA
- the LOC112796930 gene encoding probable protein phosphatase 2C 46 encodes MLSKFMDFLVACWRRRSSPDRKGSDVSGGRKEGLLWYKDCGQHLFGEFSMAVVQANNLLEDQSQIESGPLSLLDTGPYGTFVGVYDGHGGPETSRYICDNLFQHLKRFASEHKSMSVEVIRKAYQATEEGFLSVVTKQWPMNPQIAAVGSCCLVGVICGDSLYVANLGDSRVVLGRVVRATGEVLAIQLSSEHNVSIESVRQEMHSLHPDDSKIVVLKHNVWRVKGLIQVSRSIGDVYLKKAEFNKEPLYAKFRLRETFKRPILSSEPSISVHELQEHDQFLIFASDGLWEHLSNQDAVDIVQNHPHNGIARRLIKVALQEAAKKREMRYSDLKKIDRGVRRHFHDDITVVVVFLDSNLVSRASSVRGPPISVRGGGVPLPSRTLAPCAELGSS; translated from the exons ATGCTATCAAAATTTATGGACTTTCTGGTTGCCTGCTGGCGGCGACGATCATCGCCGGATCGAAAGGGCTCCGATGTCTCCGGCGGGCGGAAGGAGGGTTTGCTGTGGTACAAGGATTGCGGGCAGCATCTGTTTGGTGAATTCTCTATGGCTGTGGTTCAGGCCAACAACTTGCTTGAGGATCAGAGCCAGATTGAGTCTGGTCCCTTAAGCTTGCTTGACACTGGCCCTTATGGTACCTTTGTTGGTGTTTACGATGGTCACGGCGGACCTGAGACATCACGTTACATTTGTGATAACCTATTCCAGCATCTAAAAA GATTTGCATCTGAGCATAAGTCTATGTCTGTGGAGGTCATTCGGAAGGCGTACCAAGCTACAGAAGAGGGTTTTCTGTCAGTGGTCACTAAACAGTGGCCTATGAATCCTCAAATTGCTGCTGTGGGATCATGTTGTTTGGTTGGTGTGATTTGTGGTGATTCTCTCTACGTTGCTAACCTTGGGGATTCCCGTGTTGTGCTCGGGAGGGTTGTCAGGGCAACTGGGGAGGTTCTGGCAATCCAGCTGTCATCGGAGCATAACGTGAGTATagaatctgtgagacaagagatGCATTCTTTGCATCCGGATGACTCAAAAATTGTGGTTTTGAAGCATAACGTATGGCGAGTGAAGGGCCTGATACAG GTCTCAAGATCCATTGGTGATGTGTACCTTAAAAAGGCAGAATTTAACAAGGAACCTTTGTATGCTAAGTTTCGTCTTCGGGAAACTTTCAAAAGACCAATTTTGAGCTCTGAACCATCAATTTCTGTTCATGAACTTCAAGAGCATGATCAATTTCTCATATTTGCTTCTGATGGTCTTTGGGAACACCTAAGTAATCAGGATGCTGTTGATATAGTTCAAAATCATCCACACAAC GGAATTGCTCGGAGGCTCATCAAAGTTGCTCTTCAGGAAGCCGCAAAGAAACGAGAGATGAGGTATTCCGACCTGAAGAAAATAGACCGTGGCGTTCGGCGGCATTTCCACGATGATATCACAGTTGTAGTTGTATTTCTTGACTCCAATCTTGTCAGCCGAGCCAGCTCGGTACGGGGTCCTCCGATATCTGTGAGGGGCGGGGGCGTTCCCCTACCTTCTAGAACCTTGGCTCCATGTGCCGAACTCGGTTCTAGCTGA